A window from candidate division WOR-3 bacterium encodes these proteins:
- a CDS encoding PilT/PilU family type 4a pilus ATPase → MELKTLLEKMVKVNASDIHLKAGSPPVFRVDGKLAEEKGESLTPESLKAMAYQIMTPTQQQMFERMKEMDFAIGVRGVGRFRVNVFLQRGSIAIAMRAIPMSVRRIEELNLPSILKDLSLKPRGMILCTGTTGSGKSTTLAAMIEHVNENVARHIITIEDPIEYLFRDNLSIVCQREVLMDTVSFSVALKHIMRQDPDVILIGEIRDRETMDVALKAADTGHLVLSTLHTLNATETINRIISFYPPHQHQHVRVLLAATLIGVISLRLLPRADGKGRIPAVEVLVATPTVKDYLMDPVKTLLIQSVIEDGVGQYGMQTFDQAIFKLYKDGLISYDDAIQAVTNPDEFKLRLVGIEQTAERGWGQFEKKDKSK, encoded by the coding sequence ATGGAACTAAAAACGCTGCTTGAAAAGATGGTCAAGGTGAACGCTTCAGATATTCATCTGAAAGCCGGCTCGCCTCCGGTGTTCAGAGTTGACGGCAAACTTGCGGAGGAAAAGGGTGAATCCCTCACTCCCGAAAGCTTGAAGGCAATGGCATACCAGATCATGACGCCAACACAACAACAGATGTTCGAACGGATGAAGGAGATGGATTTCGCAATCGGCGTCCGTGGCGTCGGTCGATTCAGGGTGAATGTCTTCCTGCAAAGAGGAAGTATTGCCATAGCGATGCGTGCAATTCCTATGTCGGTCAGGAGGATCGAGGAATTGAATCTGCCTTCGATCTTGAAAGACCTATCACTCAAGCCGCGAGGTATGATACTCTGCACGGGTACAACCGGAAGCGGTAAGTCAACAACTCTGGCGGCGATGATCGAACATGTCAATGAAAATGTCGCAAGACATATCATCACGATCGAAGACCCTATCGAATACCTTTTCCGGGATAATCTCTCGATAGTCTGCCAGCGTGAAGTTTTAATGGATACCGTATCGTTCTCGGTAGCCCTGAAGCACATCATGCGCCAGGATCCAGATGTGATACTGATCGGTGAAATACGTGACCGGGAGACAATGGATGTTGCTTTAAAAGCTGCCGACACAGGGCATCTCGTCCTTTCCACGCTTCACACTCTGAACGCGACAGAGACAATCAACCGTATCATTTCTTTCTATCCACCCCATCAGCACCAGCACGTAAGGGTCTTACTTGCGGCAACCCTTATCGGCGTGATTTCCCTCAGGCTGCTGCCACGGGCCGACGGCAAAGGCCGTATTCCTGCCGTCGAAGTCCTCGTCGCGACACCCACGGTGAAAGATTATCTGATGGATCCGGTCAAGACCCTACTCATCCAGTCAGTAATCGAAGATGGAGTCGGCCAGTACGGTATGCAGACTTTTGACCAGGCAATATTCAAATTGTATAAAGATGGCTTGATCTCGTACGACGATGCCATACAAGCCGTCACAAATCCTGATGAATTCAAACTTCGGCTCGTCGGCATCGAACAGACTGCAGAACGGGGCTGGGGACAGTTCGAGAAAAAAGACAAAAGCAAATAA
- the accB gene encoding acetyl-CoA carboxylase biotin carboxyl carrier protein: MRLKEIEKLVRILENSIVSEIEIVDFWGRKTKIKKTGEESATVKSAQPLVRDQKTELEQKAEPAGKEFASIRSPIVGTFYRSPAPDAPPYVEVGDIIKPGQIVCIVEAMKLMNEIESDLAGKVVQILVKNEDPVEYNQEIMLIEPL, from the coding sequence ATGAGACTAAAGGAAATCGAAAAACTGGTGAGAATTCTCGAAAACAGTATCGTCTCCGAGATTGAAATAGTTGATTTCTGGGGCAGAAAGACGAAGATAAAAAAAACCGGTGAGGAAAGTGCCACAGTGAAATCAGCACAACCACTGGTCCGTGACCAAAAAACAGAATTGGAGCAAAAAGCGGAGCCCGCAGGAAAAGAATTCGCGTCTATCCGGTCGCCGATCGTTGGTACGTTCTACCGTTCCCCGGCACCCGACGCGCCGCCATATGTCGAGGTAGGTGATATCATAAAACCAGGGCAGATTGTCTGCATCGTCGAGGCAATGAAACTAATGAATGAGATCGAATCAGATCTGGCCGGTAAGGTGGTGCAAATACTTGTAAAGAATGAGGACCCGGTTGAATATAATCAGGAAATAATGCTGATCGAACCGTTATAG
- a CDS encoding DUF4837 family protein, giving the protein MKQRCFLVIVIILMSLMCVRLKRSIGKSNEVIVISPKIQKELVTENVQLYNYVPQKEGVFDFIFVSDTMLDAYKYHHSILLCGTLEDEFIQIMLNEEARLQTEKDTFILFKKPDIWARGQLTVILAVRDIEYFEEAYAKYGQLIAQTLEENYYLRVKTNHYIAGVSEKMKDRLKKYGISIDISDSWLIDSTHQDENFIFVHTHFPDRSLFVYKETRPQILDGSFALAKRDSLANKYYNGDYILKELTVSEPIEFAGFKGIRLRGVWQNDSLVAGGPFLTYFLADKDTLYVIDGIVFNPGERKTDYLTKMEVIMNSFNLIRS; this is encoded by the coding sequence ATGAAACAGAGGTGTTTTCTTGTTATTGTAATAATTCTAATGAGCCTGATGTGCGTACGATTGAAACGGAGCATCGGCAAGAGCAATGAAGTGATCGTCATATCGCCAAAGATTCAAAAAGAACTAGTTACCGAAAACGTTCAATTGTATAACTACGTACCCCAGAAGGAAGGTGTATTTGATTTCATTTTTGTAAGTGACACTATGCTGGACGCCTATAAGTATCATCATTCCATCTTGCTCTGCGGCACGCTTGAAGATGAATTCATACAGATAATGCTCAACGAAGAAGCCCGTCTCCAGACCGAGAAAGATACCTTCATACTCTTTAAGAAACCCGACATCTGGGCAAGGGGCCAGCTAACGGTAATCCTTGCCGTTCGCGATATCGAATATTTTGAAGAAGCTTATGCAAAGTACGGACAATTGATCGCACAGACTCTGGAGGAGAACTATTACCTGCGCGTCAAGACAAATCACTATATCGCCGGCGTGAGTGAAAAGATGAAAGACAGGCTAAAGAAATACGGTATTTCGATCGACATAAGTGATTCATGGCTCATCGATTCGACCCACCAGGATGAGAATTTTATCTTCGTCCATACACATTTCCCAGACCGAAGTCTATTTGTCTATAAAGAAACAAGACCCCAAATCCTGGATGGCTCATTTGCACTGGCAAAACGTGATTCGCTCGCAAATAAATACTATAACGGCGACTACATACTAAAAGAGCTCACAGTGTCCGAACCGATAGAATTCGCTGGATTCAAGGGTATACGACTCAGGGGTGTCTGGCAGAATGATTCCCTGGTCGCGGGCGGACCCTTTCTAACATACTTTCTCGCCGACAAAGACACTCTCTATGTGATTGATGGTATAGTTTTCAATCCAGGGGAACGCAAAACAGATTACCTCACCAAAATGGAGGTAATAATGAACTCCTTTAATCTAATTCGTTCTTGA